A genomic segment from Nicotiana sylvestris chromosome 1, ASM39365v2, whole genome shotgun sequence encodes:
- the LOC138875242 gene encoding uncharacterized protein, giving the protein MAITTRSGKVLQGENEQVVEVEESEQEVKAEVEEPIIVEAKRVPEELKVQEENREEVKEKVKETPKALPPIPRPPPPFPQRLARKVDDRKLEKFYDILKKLSVNILFVEAFQEMPSLAKYLKDLITKKRTTKNEMVNITHRVSSIIATTTVQKKEDPGAFTIPCTIGAHDFARALCDNGASINLMPLAIYKQASLGMPRPTSMILQMADHSIKRLVGIVVDVLVKVGNFHLPADFLILDCTVDKEIPIILGRPFLSIGRALMDSERNEIKFCVNDEEVTFQASKGMQLPHEYESISVIDVVDKVEDVVEMKMEEQ; this is encoded by the coding sequence ATGGCAATTACTACTCGGAGTGGGAAGGTACTTCAAGGAGAGAACGAGCAAGTGGTTGAAGTGGAAGAGTCTGAACAAGAGGTTAAGGCAGAAGTTGAAGAGCCAATTATTGTTGAAGCTAAAAGAGTTCCGGAAGAGTTAAAGGTGCAAGAAGAAAACCGGGAAgaggtaaaggaaaaggtaaaagagacaccaaaagctctaccacctattcctagacctcctcctccTTTTCCTCAAAGACTTGCTAGGAAGGTTGATGATAGGAAACTCGAAAAGTTCTACGACATTCTCAAGAAGTTATCAGTAAACATTCTATTCgtggaagcatttcaagagatgccGAGTCTTGCCaaatatttgaaagacttgaTCACCAAGAAAAGAACCACCAAAAATGAAATGGTGAATATTACTCACcgggttagttccatcattgcaacaaccaccgttcaaaagaaagaagacccAGGAGCTTTCactattccatgcactattggggcACATGATTTTGCAAGAGCCCTTTGTGATAATGGGGCTAGCATCAACCTAATGCCTCTTGCCATTTACAAACAAGCAAGTTTAGGTATGCCAAGGCCCACAAGTATGATATTGCAAATGGCCGATCATTCCATAAAGAGACTGGTGGGAATTGTCGTTGATGTGCTTGTAAAAGTGGGAAATTTTCATTTACCCGCCGATTTCCTAATCCTTGATTGTACAgttgacaaagagatccctatcatcttGGGGAGACCATTCCTTTCCATAGGAAGAGCACTAATGGATTCAGAACGGAATGAGATCAAATTCTGTGTGAATGATGAAGAGGTTACATTCCAAGCAAGCAAGGGTATGCAACTACCACATGAATATGAAAGCATctcggtgattgatgttgttgataaAGTGGAAGATGTGGTTGAAATGAAGATGGAAGAACAATGA